A single window of Hymenobacter sp. APR13 DNA harbors:
- a CDS encoding aminotransferase class I/II-fold pyridoxal phosphate-dependent enzyme, with protein sequence MDLFEKIAANRGPLGSHSHYAHGYFTFPKLEGEIKPRMIFRGKEVLTWSLNNYLGLANHPEVRKADADAAAEFGMALPMGARMMSGNSNLHEQLENELAEFVMKPDCMLLNFGYQGVVSIIDAMVNRHDVIVYDAESHACIIDGVRLHAGKRFVYTHNDMGSLEKQLERAKRLTDETGGGILVITEGVFGMSGNQGDLRGVIALKEKFQFRLFVDDAHGFGTMGTTGAGTGEEQGVQDGIDLYFSTFAKSMASIGAFVAGPENVIEYLRYNMRSQIFAKSLPMPLVVGALKRLELLRTRPELKENLWTIVRALQSGLREKGFNIGTTTSPVTPVLLEGQIPDATQVTFDLRENHGIFCSIVVYPVVPKGVIMLRIIPTAVHTLEDVDTTIKAFEVVQEKLSKGLYSKAEVPAGLQN encoded by the coding sequence GTGGATCTATTTGAGAAGATTGCCGCCAACCGCGGCCCGCTGGGCAGCCACTCGCACTACGCGCACGGCTATTTCACGTTCCCTAAGCTGGAAGGCGAAATCAAGCCCCGCATGATTTTCCGCGGCAAGGAGGTGCTCACCTGGAGCCTGAACAACTACCTGGGCCTGGCCAACCACCCCGAGGTGCGCAAGGCTGACGCCGACGCCGCTGCCGAGTTCGGCATGGCCCTGCCCATGGGCGCCCGCATGATGTCCGGCAACTCCAACCTGCACGAGCAGCTGGAAAATGAGCTGGCCGAATTCGTGATGAAGCCCGACTGCATGCTGCTCAACTTCGGCTACCAGGGCGTGGTGTCCATCATCGACGCCATGGTGAACCGCCACGACGTGATTGTGTACGACGCCGAGTCGCACGCCTGCATCATCGACGGGGTACGCCTGCACGCCGGCAAGCGTTTCGTGTATACCCACAACGACATGGGTAGCCTGGAGAAGCAGCTGGAGCGCGCCAAGCGCCTCACCGACGAAACCGGCGGCGGCATCCTCGTGATTACCGAGGGCGTATTCGGCATGTCGGGCAACCAGGGCGACCTGCGCGGCGTGATTGCGCTGAAGGAGAAATTCCAGTTCCGGCTGTTTGTGGATGATGCGCACGGCTTCGGCACGATGGGCACCACCGGCGCCGGAACGGGCGAAGAACAGGGCGTACAGGACGGCATCGATCTTTATTTTTCGACGTTTGCGAAGAGCATGGCCAGCATTGGTGCCTTCGTAGCCGGCCCCGAGAACGTAATTGAATATTTGCGCTACAACATGCGCAGCCAGATTTTCGCCAAAAGCCTGCCCATGCCGCTTGTAGTGGGCGCTTTGAAGCGTTTGGAGTTGCTGCGCACCCGCCCCGAGCTGAAGGAAAACCTCTGGACCATTGTGCGGGCCCTGCAGAGCGGCCTGCGCGAAAAAGGCTTCAATATCGGCACCACCACCTCGCCCGTAACACCGGTGCTGCTGGAGGGCCAGATTCCCGACGCCACCCAGGTAACCTTCGATCTACGTGAGAATCACGGCATTTTCTGCTCTATTGTGGTGTATCCGGTAGTGCCGAAGGGCGTCATCATGCTGCGCATTATCCCCACCGCGGTCCATACCCTTGAGGACGTGGATACGACCATCAAGGCGTTTGAAGTGGTGCAGGAAAAGCTGTCGAAAGGGCTTTATTCCAAAGCCGAAGTACCTGCCGGCCTGCAGAACTAG
- the accC gene encoding acetyl-CoA carboxylase biotin carboxylase subunit has protein sequence MKKITKLLVANRGEIALRVLRSAKEIGLQTVAIYSEADRNALHVRYADEAVCVGPPASKDSYLRGDKILEICRQLGVDAIHPGYGFLSENAEFARMVTEAGLIFVGPSPEAMNVMGDKLSAKQAVKAYNIPLVPGTDEAISDVEEAKRIAATVGFPILIKASAGGGGKGMRIVNSAEDFEEQMQLAINEATSAFGDGSVFIEKFVTGPRHIEIQVLGDEHGNIVHLFERECSIQRRHQKVIEEAPSSVLTPELRAEMGRCAVDVARACNYTGAGTVEFLLDDQHNFYFLEMNTRLQVEHPVTEQITGLDLVKEQIKVAQGLPLAFSQDDLTITGHALELRVYAEDPQNNFLPDIGTLTTYVRPQGPGVRVDDGFEQGMDIPIYYDPMIAKLVTFGATREEAIARMLRAIEEYQITGIETTLGFGRYVLQHPAFVSGNFDTNFIRDHFPADALKPAAPDEATAKLAAVLTAMLLTDKQPGAAAASADAPVATGSAWKRNRLGVR, from the coding sequence ATGAAAAAAATAACCAAGCTGCTCGTCGCCAACCGGGGCGAAATTGCCCTGCGCGTGTTGCGCTCGGCCAAGGAAATAGGCCTGCAAACCGTGGCCATCTACTCCGAGGCCGACCGAAACGCCCTGCACGTCCGCTACGCCGACGAGGCCGTGTGCGTGGGCCCGCCCGCCAGCAAAGACAGCTACCTGCGCGGCGACAAAATCCTGGAAATCTGCCGCCAGCTGGGCGTCGATGCCATTCACCCCGGCTACGGCTTCCTTTCAGAAAACGCCGAGTTTGCCCGCATGGTCACGGAGGCCGGACTGATTTTCGTGGGTCCTTCGCCCGAGGCCATGAACGTGATGGGCGACAAGCTTTCGGCCAAGCAGGCCGTGAAAGCCTATAACATTCCGCTGGTACCCGGCACCGACGAAGCCATTTCGGACGTGGAAGAGGCCAAACGCATTGCCGCTACGGTGGGTTTCCCCATCCTGATCAAGGCCTCGGCCGGCGGCGGCGGCAAGGGCATGCGCATCGTGAATTCGGCCGAAGATTTTGAGGAGCAGATGCAGCTGGCCATCAACGAGGCCACCTCGGCCTTCGGCGACGGCTCGGTGTTCATTGAGAAGTTCGTGACCGGCCCGCGCCACATCGAAATTCAGGTCCTGGGCGATGAGCACGGCAACATTGTGCACCTGTTTGAGCGGGAGTGCTCGATTCAGCGCCGTCACCAGAAGGTGATTGAGGAAGCACCTTCCTCGGTGCTCACGCCCGAGCTGCGCGCCGAAATGGGCCGCTGCGCCGTGGACGTAGCCCGGGCCTGCAACTACACCGGGGCCGGCACCGTGGAGTTTCTGCTGGATGATCAGCACAACTTCTACTTCCTGGAGATGAACACCCGCCTGCAGGTGGAGCACCCCGTCACGGAGCAAATCACCGGCCTCGACCTGGTGAAGGAGCAGATCAAAGTGGCCCAGGGCCTGCCCCTGGCCTTTAGCCAAGACGACCTGACCATCACCGGCCACGCCCTGGAGCTGCGCGTGTACGCCGAGGATCCGCAGAACAACTTCCTGCCCGACATCGGGACGCTGACCACCTACGTGCGCCCCCAGGGCCCCGGCGTGCGCGTCGACGACGGCTTCGAGCAGGGCATGGACATTCCGATTTACTACGACCCGATGATTGCCAAGCTCGTCACCTTCGGGGCCACCCGCGAGGAGGCCATTGCCCGGATGCTGCGCGCCATCGAGGAGTACCAGATTACGGGCATCGAAACCACGCTGGGCTTCGGCCGCTACGTGCTGCAGCACCCGGCCTTCGTGAGCGGCAACTTCGACACCAACTTCATCCGCGACCATTTCCCGGCCGACGCCCTGAAGCCCGCCGCCCCCGATGAAGCCACCGCCAAGCTCGCCGCCGTCCTCACCGCCATGCTCCTGACGGACAAGCAACCCGGTGCCGCCGCCGCTTCGGCTGACGCGCCAGTTGCTACCGGCTCGGCTTGGAAGCGCAACCGGCTGGGGGTGCGGTAG
- a CDS encoding universal stress protein, which translates to MYFLFPLRPLLMATSLLILTDFFQAANRALDYATNLAGPLGARLVLLHVRRDSVLDPEMFTGELSNLSQEAINLALTSLAGNLAVPVVAEVAHGRVAFAVADAVSRHHPALIILGRPDQSGTPDELVQTTALDILRTAPYPMLVVPHSQQTTASPRRVLLAVDGEQFTLGDYAGAARHLLTALQAQLTVLHVAPDSTSSAATEAQALDSVLRTGLTIDLPPVQTRTVGHAPPAAAILHAANPADYDLVVLIARHRSFFGQLFHRSVTAQVLLHSRLPVLVLPAA; encoded by the coding sequence ATGTACTTTCTCTTCCCGCTACGCCCCCTGCTCATGGCTACTTCGCTGCTGATTCTCACCGACTTCTTCCAGGCCGCCAACCGCGCCCTCGACTACGCCACCAATCTGGCTGGCCCGCTGGGGGCGCGCCTGGTGCTGCTACACGTACGCCGCGACTCCGTCCTCGACCCCGAAATGTTCACCGGCGAGCTGTCCAACCTGAGCCAGGAAGCCATCAACCTGGCCCTTACCAGCCTAGCCGGCAACCTGGCCGTGCCCGTGGTGGCCGAAGTGGCGCACGGCCGCGTGGCGTTTGCCGTGGCCGATGCCGTCAGCCGCCACCATCCGGCCCTCATCATCCTGGGCCGCCCCGACCAGTCCGGCACGCCCGATGAGCTGGTGCAAACCACCGCCCTCGACATCCTGCGCACGGCCCCGTACCCCATGCTGGTGGTGCCCCACAGCCAGCAAACCACCGCCTCACCCCGGCGGGTGCTGCTGGCCGTTGATGGGGAGCAGTTCACGCTCGGTGACTATGCCGGGGCCGCCCGCCACCTGCTCACGGCCCTGCAGGCCCAGCTCACGGTGCTGCACGTCGCCCCCGATAGCACTTCGTCGGCCGCCACCGAAGCCCAGGCCCTGGACTCGGTGCTGCGCACCGGCCTCACCATCGACTTGCCGCCGGTGCAGACCCGCACGGTCGGGCACGCGCCTCCCGCCGCCGCCATCCTGCACGCCGCCAACCCTGCCGACTATGATTTGGTGGTGCTAATTGCCCGGCACCGCAGCTTCTTCGGGCAGCTCTTCCACCGAAGCGTAACGGCCCAGGTGCTGTTGCACAGCCGCCTGCCGGTGCTGGTGCTGCCTGCGGCATAG
- a CDS encoding 2-hydroxyacid dehydrogenase, with amino-acid sequence MRATLFSVQSFERSFLQHANTRHHQLQLLDTRLCADTAHLAQGAAAISVFSPDDVSGPVLEQLGGYGVRYVAVRAAGFDNVDLVAARQLGIRVANVPDYSPHAIAEHAVTLMLTLCRHLRQADQQLRANDFRLDQLIGFELHGKTVGILGVGRIGAVVARILHGFGCRLLGTDVQPNPELTERYGLEYVPLNQLCSQSDIISVHTPLTPQTRHLINERLLKSMKPGVMLINTGRGGVLDTAAALQALKSGQLGFLGLDVYEAEKGLFFTDHTRDLLLDDTFARLLTFKNVLITGHQAYLTREALTNIAEATVASLTAWDQGETPAHELQPLVRALAAGSPS; translated from the coding sequence ATGCGCGCCACCCTATTCAGTGTTCAATCGTTTGAGCGCAGCTTTCTGCAGCACGCCAACACCCGCCATCACCAGCTGCAGCTGCTGGACACGCGCCTATGCGCCGACACCGCCCACTTGGCCCAGGGCGCGGCGGCCATCAGCGTGTTCAGCCCCGATGACGTGTCGGGGCCGGTGCTGGAGCAGCTAGGTGGCTACGGCGTGCGCTATGTGGCCGTGCGCGCCGCCGGCTTCGACAACGTAGACCTGGTAGCGGCCCGGCAGCTGGGCATCCGGGTGGCCAACGTGCCCGACTATTCGCCCCACGCCATTGCCGAGCACGCCGTGACGCTGATGCTGACGCTGTGCCGCCACCTGCGCCAGGCCGACCAGCAGCTGCGGGCCAACGACTTCCGGCTCGACCAGCTGATTGGGTTTGAGCTGCACGGCAAGACGGTCGGGATTCTGGGCGTGGGGCGCATTGGGGCCGTGGTGGCGCGCATTCTGCACGGCTTTGGCTGCCGGCTGCTGGGCACCGACGTGCAGCCCAACCCTGAGCTGACCGAGCGCTACGGCCTGGAATACGTGCCACTCAACCAGCTCTGCTCCCAATCGGACATCATCAGCGTGCACACGCCGCTCACGCCTCAAACCCGCCACCTGATCAATGAACGGCTACTCAAAAGCATGAAGCCCGGCGTGATGCTCATCAACACAGGCCGCGGGGGCGTGCTGGACACGGCCGCCGCGCTGCAGGCCCTCAAATCGGGCCAGCTGGGCTTTCTGGGGCTGGACGTGTACGAAGCCGAGAAGGGCCTGTTTTTTACGGACCACACCCGCGACCTGCTGCTTGACGACACGTTTGCCCGCCTGCTGACCTTCAAAAACGTGCTCATCACCGGCCACCAGGCATACCTGACCCGCGAGGCCCTCACCAACATTGCCGAGGCCACCGTGGCCAGCCTCACGGCCTGGGACCAAGGCGAAACCCCGGCGCACGAGCTTCAGCCGCTGGTGCGGGCCCTGGCCGCCGGCAGCCCTAGCTGA